A region from the Nonlabens sp. YIK11 genome encodes:
- a CDS encoding GYDIA family GHMP kinase has protein sequence MNPEASLFLVKKASFSAHGKFLLTGEYAVLDNVDALAIPLKLDQRLEIDPRTDELITWTSYNADGSIWYEDSFLISQLTDVRFKGDKEVTKKLVQILRTALKLIEATNFDQGFDAVTRLDFDYQSGMGTSSTLISMVAQWLGCDAYALQFECFGGSGYDIACAQANSPVVYNYNDGQPQEVPISYEPSFKDQLYFIYLNQKQNSRDSIASFDPQHLTDENRERLNEMPKKFLETEDDLEAFQEVIEKHEQIIGELIGVEPVKLRLFPDYKGAIKSLGGWGGDFVLVTGDEEAMKYFQEKGYQTMYRWKEVVLDS, from the coding sequence ATGAATCCCGAAGCCTCTTTGTTTCTTGTCAAGAAAGCATCTTTTTCTGCTCACGGTAAGTTTTTGCTTACTGGAGAGTATGCTGTACTGGACAATGTGGACGCACTAGCCATACCTCTAAAGTTGGATCAGCGATTGGAGATTGATCCACGAACAGACGAGCTTATTACATGGACCAGCTACAATGCAGACGGTTCAATATGGTATGAAGATAGTTTCCTGATAAGTCAGCTGACTGATGTAAGATTCAAAGGTGATAAGGAAGTCACCAAAAAACTGGTACAAATATTACGTACTGCTTTAAAACTAATAGAGGCTACCAATTTTGATCAAGGATTTGACGCAGTGACTCGATTGGATTTTGATTATCAGTCTGGAATGGGAACAAGCTCCACGTTAATTTCTATGGTCGCGCAATGGTTGGGTTGTGATGCTTATGCCTTGCAGTTTGAATGTTTTGGTGGTAGCGGCTATGATATTGCATGTGCCCAAGCAAATTCTCCAGTAGTGTATAATTATAATGATGGACAGCCACAAGAAGTTCCCATTAGCTACGAGCCATCGTTCAAGGATCAATTATATTTTATCTATCTCAATCAAAAGCAAAACAGCCGCGATTCTATTGCCAGCTTTGATCCACAACATCTCACCGATGAGAATAGAGAACGGTTGAATGAAATGCCCAAAAAGTTCTTAGAAACCGAAGACGATCTAGAGGCCTTTCAAGAGGTAATTGAGAAACACGAACAAATCATTGGTGAACTGATAGGAGTAGAGCCAGTAAAACTACGGTTGTTTCCAGACTATAAAGGAGCCATCAAATCCCTAGGCGGTTGGGGCGGCGATTTTGTTCTAGTCACTGGAGATGAAGAAGCTATGAAATATTTTCAGGAAAAAGGATATCAAACGATGTATCGCTGGAAAGAAGTGGTATTGGATTCTTAA
- a CDS encoding hydroxymethylglutaryl-CoA reductase, degradative, translating to MNQPIQGFSKLSKSDKVDWLISNHLDNDATARETILQYWNTHEKLQELHDGFSENTITNYYLPMGLAPNFLINGQLKTIPMVIEESSVVAAASKAAKFWLDRDGFKTTIKGTTKSGQVHIKYNGLRSEMEAFYAFAKADLLQSIELINASMKSRGGGLQELRLVDKTEALRGYYQLHATFDTRDAMGANFINTVLEQLATTFKQKAADFQGFSIAQPEVIMSILSNYVPECVVNVKVSCPVEDIGTINGVTGEEFARKFVEAVEIATVEPYRAVTHNKGIMNGIDAVVLATGNDFRAVEAGVHAYAARSGQYRSLTAARVEDGTFTFEADFPLALGTVGGLTSLHPLAKLSLQIMEQPDAQELMSITAVCGLAQNFAALHSLVTTGIQSGHMKMHLTNMLEQIGATDEEKRVLRKEFADKTPSFTALKETLQKLR from the coding sequence ATGAACCAACCCATTCAAGGTTTTTCCAAACTCTCCAAATCTGATAAAGTAGACTGGTTGATTTCCAACCATCTTGACAACGATGCCACCGCTCGAGAAACAATTTTACAATACTGGAACACCCATGAGAAGTTGCAGGAACTGCACGACGGTTTTAGCGAGAATACGATTACCAATTACTATTTGCCCATGGGTCTGGCACCCAATTTTCTGATCAACGGCCAGCTCAAGACCATCCCTATGGTCATTGAAGAAAGTAGTGTTGTGGCTGCAGCAAGTAAAGCGGCCAAATTCTGGTTGGATCGCGATGGCTTTAAAACGACCATCAAGGGCACCACAAAATCTGGGCAAGTGCATATCAAATATAATGGATTGCGCAGTGAGATGGAAGCATTTTACGCTTTCGCGAAAGCGGACTTACTACAATCTATAGAGCTTATCAACGCCAGCATGAAATCTCGAGGTGGCGGCTTGCAAGAATTGCGATTGGTAGATAAAACGGAAGCATTAAGAGGTTACTACCAACTGCATGCGACCTTTGACACACGCGATGCGATGGGCGCCAACTTCATCAATACAGTCCTGGAGCAACTGGCAACAACCTTCAAACAAAAAGCTGCCGATTTTCAAGGTTTCTCCATCGCCCAACCAGAAGTGATCATGTCCATTTTGAGTAACTACGTCCCAGAATGCGTGGTGAACGTCAAGGTTTCATGTCCTGTGGAAGATATAGGCACGATAAACGGTGTTACAGGTGAAGAATTTGCCCGCAAATTTGTGGAAGCAGTGGAGATCGCAACGGTAGAACCTTATCGCGCGGTCACCCATAATAAAGGAATCATGAATGGGATTGATGCCGTGGTTCTTGCTACCGGTAATGATTTTAGAGCCGTGGAAGCTGGCGTTCATGCCTATGCTGCTCGTAGTGGTCAATATCGCAGTCTTACCGCAGCTCGAGTAGAAGATGGAACATTCACTTTTGAAGCAGATTTCCCGCTAGCGTTGGGAACCGTAGGTGGTTTAACCTCTTTACATCCACTAGCAAAGTTGTCGCTGCAGATTATGGAGCAACCTGATGCGCAAGAATTGATGTCCATCACGGCAGTATGTGGTCTTGCACAAAACTTTGCCGCTTTGCACTCCTTGGTAACGACCGGCATCCAGTCCGGTCACATGAAAATGCACCTAACCAATATGCTGGAGCAGATAGGAGCAACAGATGAAGAGAAAAGGGTCTTAAGAAAGGAGTTTGCAGACAAGACGCCTAGCTTTACTGCATTGAAGGAAACCCTACAAAAGTTGCGATAA
- a CDS encoding S9 family peptidase translates to MIKNIAFLLTFLLVGGNAIAQQNITVEDIYTGTFSTNGLQSLNSLKNGTEYLVLNYNADRSQTVDKYSYETGEKIATLVSSNDLNLPIRNYILSEDEQQMLIVSQRIPIFRRSANSMVHVYNLNTKTLTPLSENLVRSASFSPDGKKVGYVFENNLYYKDLINGETVQVTDDGVTNQLINGVTDWVYEEEFSLVRAYEFSPDGKQIAFISFDETEVPEFSMDVYGTGLYQRPYVFKYPKAGENNSVVALNVYDVASKTRKEIDLDRDGEFYIARINYSPNGKLAAQVLNRYQNELDFYYVDQQGNASIAFTEKDDAYVDVTDDLTFLDDGSFLWTSEKDNWRHIYLYDADGKEKSQITSGDWDVTSYYGYDPKSKRIYYQSTEDGSINRGIYSISLKAKGKKKLSSKIGSNSATFSDNFTYFINTYSSANRPPVYTLNQAKDGKQVREIQNNNGLLVKLEDYLLSPKEFSTINVNGNDLNMYMMKPLNFDPAKKYPVLMFQYSGPGSQSVSNSWYGSNDYWHSMLANEGYIIACVDPRGTGYKGADFKKMTQKELGKYEVEDQIQAARQLGAMDYIDADRIGIWGWSYGGFMSSNCILKGNDVFSTAIAVAPVTNWRYYDTIYTERYMTTPQENPTGYDENSPINHVDKLKGNYLLVHGSADDNVHVQNTMQMIEALVQANKQFDWAIYPDKNHGIYGGNTRIHLYNKMTNFIKENL, encoded by the coding sequence ATGATTAAAAACATCGCTTTTCTACTGACCTTTTTGCTGGTCGGCGGCAATGCCATTGCGCAGCAAAATATTACGGTAGAAGATATTTACACGGGAACTTTTTCAACTAACGGACTTCAATCCCTTAATTCCCTAAAAAACGGAACGGAATACCTGGTATTGAACTACAATGCAGATCGCAGCCAGACCGTGGATAAATATAGCTATGAAACTGGTGAAAAAATCGCAACGCTAGTTTCCAGCAATGACTTGAACCTACCTATACGCAATTACATCTTGAGCGAGGACGAGCAACAAATGTTGATCGTATCACAGCGCATCCCAATTTTTAGAAGGTCTGCCAACAGTATGGTGCATGTCTATAACTTGAATACTAAAACACTAACGCCATTGAGTGAGAACCTTGTGCGTAGCGCTTCTTTCTCTCCAGACGGCAAGAAAGTAGGGTATGTTTTTGAAAATAATTTGTATTACAAGGATTTGATTAACGGTGAAACCGTGCAAGTGACCGATGATGGTGTTACCAACCAATTGATTAATGGTGTGACCGATTGGGTGTATGAAGAGGAATTCTCTCTGGTACGCGCCTATGAGTTTAGCCCAGATGGAAAACAAATTGCTTTTATTTCTTTTGATGAAACTGAAGTTCCAGAATTCTCGATGGATGTTTATGGAACTGGATTGTATCAAAGACCTTACGTATTTAAATACCCTAAAGCTGGTGAAAATAATAGTGTCGTTGCCCTTAACGTTTACGACGTCGCTTCTAAAACCAGAAAAGAGATTGATCTAGATCGTGATGGAGAATTTTACATCGCCCGCATCAACTATTCACCTAACGGCAAACTTGCCGCTCAAGTACTAAACCGCTATCAGAACGAGTTAGATTTTTACTATGTAGACCAACAAGGAAATGCCAGCATCGCATTCACAGAAAAAGATGATGCCTATGTTGATGTGACCGACGATCTTACATTCTTAGATGATGGCAGCTTTTTATGGACCAGCGAGAAGGACAACTGGAGACACATCTACCTTTATGATGCAGACGGTAAAGAGAAAAGCCAGATCACGAGCGGTGATTGGGACGTTACCTCTTATTACGGTTATGACCCTAAATCTAAACGCATCTATTATCAAAGTACAGAAGATGGTAGCATCAATCGTGGTATTTATTCCATATCGCTCAAGGCGAAAGGCAAGAAAAAACTATCCTCTAAAATCGGATCCAACAGTGCTACCTTTAGCGACAACTTTACCTACTTCATCAACACCTATTCCAGCGCAAACCGACCACCTGTATATACCTTGAACCAAGCTAAAGATGGAAAGCAGGTACGCGAGATACAGAACAACAATGGTCTGTTGGTAAAGCTAGAAGATTATCTACTTTCTCCTAAAGAATTCTCTACCATCAACGTCAATGGCAATGATTTGAACATGTATATGATGAAGCCTTTGAACTTTGACCCTGCTAAAAAATATCCTGTATTGATGTTTCAGTATAGTGGTCCAGGTTCCCAATCGGTATCAAATTCTTGGTACGGCTCCAATGATTACTGGCACAGCATGTTAGCAAATGAAGGTTATATCATTGCATGCGTAGATCCTAGAGGTACAGGCTACAAAGGTGCCGATTTCAAGAAAATGACCCAAAAGGAATTGGGTAAATATGAGGTTGAAGATCAAATCCAGGCCGCAAGACAATTGGGCGCCATGGATTACATTGATGCAGATCGCATAGGTATTTGGGGCTGGAGTTATGGTGGATTTATGAGTTCCAACTGTATTTTAAAAGGTAATGATGTTTTCAGTACTGCCATCGCAGTCGCACCGGTGACCAACTGGAGATATTATGATACAATCTACACGGAACGTTATATGACCACACCACAAGAAAACCCTACCGGTTATGATGAAAATAGCCCTATCAACCATGTAGATAAACTAAAAGGGAATTATCTACTGGTTCACGGTAGCGCTGATGATAATGTCCATGTGCAAAATACCATGCAAATGATTGAAGCTTTGGTTCAAGCTAACAAGCAATTTGACTGGGCGATCTATCCAGACAAAAACCATGGCATCTATGGCGGTAACACACGCATTCACTTGTATAACAAGATGACCAACTTTATTAAGGAAAACCTTTAA
- a CDS encoding peptide MFS transporter, with the protein MEYKFGGSITNQKTVLGHPSGLFVLFFTEMWERFSYYGMRALLVLFLISTVIDGGWGWERADATLLYGWYTGLVYLTPIIGGFIADKFTGYRNAIIIGALLMTLGHASMALEGFTSNFFYLGLTLLILGNGMFKPNISSIVGQLYKSQGKEKDAGYTIFYMGINAGAFLGILLCGYIGESPDWGWHYGFGLAGIFMFFGMLQFYFAQKIFGRIGLSPSKTQDFDDAVENEYEKTTEVVEEIADEAKRSIVTRDRLIVISVFAFFTIFFWWAFEQAGSSMTIFANDYTDRVLEGNGAVAFKVVNTLLTVGPMLIITYVLLMLFRQTFSKYGLANILLAISFVIIWIIVIYMLFKQFNDPAPEVPASWFGILNSFFIIAFAPLFSKIWESKYNPSGPVKFAVGLILLGLGFGFLAYGSMSVPLGAKTASLSMIFLVVAYLLHTLGELCVSPVGLSYVSKLAPVKLVGLMFGIWFTANFIANLTAGWTASYLDPIVEGYGLATFFGIFAAIPIAAGLVMLAINKWMISKMHGVR; encoded by the coding sequence ATGGAATATAAATTCGGTGGTTCGATTACCAATCAGAAAACAGTATTAGGACATCCTTCTGGTTTATTTGTATTGTTCTTTACTGAAATGTGGGAACGATTTTCCTACTATGGAATGCGAGCCTTATTGGTACTTTTCCTTATTTCAACTGTCATAGATGGTGGTTGGGGCTGGGAACGTGCTGACGCAACCTTATTATATGGTTGGTACACTGGACTAGTGTACCTTACTCCTATCATTGGAGGTTTCATAGCCGATAAATTCACTGGGTATCGCAATGCGATCATAATCGGCGCACTATTGATGACCTTAGGTCATGCCAGTATGGCTCTGGAAGGATTCACGAGCAACTTTTTCTACTTAGGATTGACCTTGTTGATTTTAGGTAACGGAATGTTCAAGCCAAACATATCTTCCATTGTGGGCCAATTATACAAATCGCAAGGCAAAGAAAAGGATGCAGGGTACACGATCTTCTATATGGGAATCAACGCTGGTGCATTTTTAGGAATTTTACTTTGTGGTTATATAGGCGAGTCTCCTGATTGGGGTTGGCACTATGGATTTGGTCTTGCTGGAATTTTTATGTTTTTCGGTATGCTACAATTCTATTTTGCACAAAAGATTTTTGGACGAATAGGCCTGTCGCCTTCTAAAACTCAAGATTTTGACGATGCAGTAGAGAATGAATACGAGAAAACAACTGAGGTTGTTGAGGAAATCGCAGATGAAGCCAAAAGATCCATTGTTACCAGGGATCGTTTGATCGTAATAAGCGTTTTTGCCTTCTTTACGATATTCTTTTGGTGGGCCTTTGAGCAAGCAGGAAGTTCCATGACCATCTTTGCCAACGATTATACAGATCGCGTACTGGAAGGAAATGGCGCCGTAGCTTTCAAGGTAGTTAATACATTACTTACCGTAGGACCTATGTTAATCATCACCTACGTTTTGCTCATGTTATTTAGACAGACCTTTAGCAAATACGGACTGGCTAATATATTGCTGGCGATTAGTTTTGTTATCATTTGGATCATCGTGATATACATGCTGTTTAAGCAATTCAACGATCCTGCACCAGAGGTTCCAGCCTCATGGTTTGGAATTTTGAACTCTTTCTTTATCATCGCCTTTGCACCATTGTTTTCTAAAATTTGGGAAAGCAAATACAATCCATCTGGACCCGTTAAGTTTGCGGTTGGATTAATCTTGTTGGGATTAGGGTTTGGATTCTTGGCCTATGGATCTATGAGTGTACCATTAGGAGCAAAAACAGCATCATTGAGTATGATATTTTTGGTAGTTGCTTATCTGCTCCACACCCTAGGTGAATTATGTGTATCACCGGTAGGTTTATCTTATGTAAGTAAGTTGGCTCCTGTAAAATTGGTTGGACTTATGTTTGGGATTTGGTTTACGGCAAACTTTATCGCAAACCTTACAGCTGGATGGACCGCAAGCTATTTGGATCCTATTGTAGAAGGATATGGCCTCGCCACATTCTTTGGGATTTTTGCAGCCATTCCAATCGCAGCTGGCCTAGTGATGCTTGCTATCAATAAATGGATGATTTCAAAGATGCACGGTGTTCGTTAA
- a CDS encoding thioredoxin family protein: MTRFLFIIFLFSAGICSAQVNWMTMNEALAAQKKQPRKILFKTYTETCPNCKWMDKHAFAKAEIASFINSNYYPVKFDAEGKEPITYKGKSYGNKNYKKFPGAQHEFAEAMKIFEYPTLIFFDENADVINPIPGKMGPKKLEIYITMLADDTYKSIRTGKDWADYQASFNYQLQD, translated from the coding sequence ATGACACGATTTCTTTTTATCATATTTCTTTTTTCGGCAGGGATTTGCTCTGCGCAGGTGAATTGGATGACGATGAATGAAGCTTTGGCGGCACAGAAAAAGCAGCCTCGCAAGATCCTGTTCAAGACTTATACAGAGACTTGTCCTAATTGCAAGTGGATGGATAAGCACGCTTTCGCGAAAGCGGAAATAGCGTCTTTCATCAATTCCAACTATTATCCCGTGAAATTTGATGCCGAAGGAAAGGAACCGATCACGTACAAGGGCAAAAGCTACGGTAACAAGAACTACAAAAAATTCCCTGGCGCGCAACACGAGTTTGCAGAAGCCATGAAGATCTTTGAATATCCTACACTCATTTTCTTTGATGAAAATGCCGATGTCATCAATCCAATACCTGGTAAAATGGGACCAAAAAAACTGGAAATCTATATCACCATGCTAGCTGATGATACGTACAAATCAATCAGAACTGGTAAAGACTGGGCAGATTATCAAGCCAGTTTTAACTACCAGTTGCAGGATTAA
- a CDS encoding ComEC/Rec2 family competence protein, with amino-acid sequence MKLMDYPFYRLTAFLILGILVQYFLHLSFDFWSVASAICFTICLLAYFIKAFSSFSKLLFTGFVLLFFTGLGGLMLSLKSSIKSDEHYTYLVKKGEDAMVEIQLLEQLSSNSYNHRFYAMVQRINDQPTNGKVLVLFKRSDSVAFKAGHTLLVYDDINDASNGRNPGDFNYMEYLEGIDVYGQIYVDKPRILSIDFRASSLPWYVRYRNKLLQELENSNLSRDSRSLVEALVLGQRQNVDPTITQNFRDAGVIHILALSGLHVGILLLILQFCLKWLKRWPYGIWIQTIVILVLLWCFALLTGMSPSILRAVTMFSFVAIGMNIKRNRSVFHSLTISAFCLLIYDPRLLFQVGFQLSYTAVLAIVLLQPLFMRLFPRIKYWLPNKMVQIFAVTLAAQIGVAPLSVYYFHQLPLAFLVGNLVLLFVLPLILALSLSYIALLQLGGPVTYLGDLLNLIFESIISFVSYISSFKGFVLKDLYLRLDQLILIYVLILSMVLFVSPVLRRSRRERFKIQRANYGLHVALIALICLVGLDAIFDYKSENSFMVLHQSRGSAVAISNSQHSQLLVYFPSMDKERRENSLTRLKQIQTFRDTQLVVDSLPAMIKYQEIPLVIIDESTAHTKTESREPILLISNSPKINLDKVITTLEPKLIISDGSNYRNFVERWKVTCEQRGVDFINTYEAGAIDLLQY; translated from the coding sequence ATGAAATTGATGGACTATCCGTTTTACAGGCTCACAGCATTCCTTATTCTGGGGATTCTGGTCCAGTATTTTCTCCATTTGTCTTTTGATTTTTGGTCTGTTGCAAGTGCTATATGTTTCACGATTTGCTTGCTGGCTTATTTTATTAAAGCTTTTTCAAGTTTTAGCAAATTACTATTTACTGGTTTTGTGCTCTTGTTTTTTACTGGATTAGGTGGCTTGATGCTATCACTTAAATCCAGCATCAAATCAGATGAACATTACACGTACCTTGTAAAGAAAGGCGAGGACGCAATGGTTGAAATCCAATTGCTGGAGCAATTAAGTTCCAATTCCTATAACCACAGATTTTACGCAATGGTCCAACGCATTAATGACCAGCCTACAAATGGTAAAGTCTTAGTGCTTTTCAAAAGATCTGATAGTGTTGCATTCAAGGCAGGACACACTTTGCTGGTTTATGATGATATCAACGATGCCAGCAATGGTCGCAATCCTGGCGATTTTAACTACATGGAATATTTGGAAGGCATTGATGTTTATGGGCAAATCTATGTTGACAAACCTAGAATCTTAAGCATAGATTTTAGAGCGTCGTCACTGCCATGGTATGTGCGTTATCGCAATAAATTACTTCAAGAGCTTGAGAATTCAAACCTGTCCCGTGATTCACGTTCTTTAGTCGAAGCACTAGTTTTAGGGCAGCGACAAAATGTCGATCCCACCATCACCCAAAACTTTAGAGATGCTGGAGTGATTCATATTCTAGCTTTGAGCGGTTTGCATGTGGGAATATTGTTGTTGATCCTGCAATTTTGTCTCAAGTGGTTAAAAAGATGGCCTTATGGCATCTGGATTCAAACCATCGTTATTCTTGTTCTGCTGTGGTGTTTTGCCTTGTTGACTGGAATGTCGCCTTCTATCTTGAGAGCCGTCACGATGTTTTCTTTTGTAGCCATTGGGATGAACATTAAACGAAATAGGTCTGTGTTCCATAGCTTGACCATCTCGGCATTTTGTTTATTGATATATGATCCACGGTTGTTGTTTCAAGTAGGCTTTCAGTTGAGTTATACGGCAGTACTGGCTATTGTTTTGCTTCAGCCATTATTCATGAGGCTTTTTCCTAGGATAAAGTATTGGTTGCCTAATAAGATGGTCCAGATCTTTGCCGTGACTCTTGCCGCACAAATAGGCGTCGCACCGTTGAGCGTGTATTATTTTCATCAGTTGCCGTTGGCCTTTTTGGTTGGTAATCTTGTGTTGCTTTTTGTATTACCGCTTATCCTGGCATTGTCATTAAGCTATATCGCGCTTTTACAATTGGGTGGTCCAGTAACCTATTTGGGTGATCTGCTCAATTTGATTTTTGAAAGCATTATATCGTTTGTAAGTTATATCAGCAGTTTCAAAGGTTTTGTCTTGAAAGACCTCTACTTAAGGCTGGATCAATTGATTCTGATTTACGTTCTGATTCTATCGATGGTTTTGTTCGTGTCGCCAGTATTGCGACGTAGTAGGCGAGAGCGCTTTAAAATTCAAAGAGCCAACTACGGATTACATGTCGCTCTCATAGCGCTGATTTGCTTGGTAGGCCTTGATGCGATTTTTGATTACAAGAGCGAAAATAGCTTTATGGTACTGCATCAGTCCCGAGGCAGTGCTGTGGCGATTTCCAATTCACAGCATTCGCAATTATTGGTTTATTTCCCTAGCATGGATAAAGAAAGACGCGAGAACAGCTTGACCCGATTGAAACAAATCCAGACTTTTAGAGACACTCAGCTAGTGGTGGATTCTCTGCCAGCAATGATTAAATATCAAGAAATACCGCTAGTCATCATTGATGAATCGACAGCCCATACAAAAACAGAAAGCCGCGAACCCATTTTACTGATTTCCAATTCTCCTAAAATAAATCTGGATAAGGTGATCACTACGTTAGAACCTAAGTTGATCATTTCAGACGGGTCTAATTACCGCAATTTTGTGGAAAGGTGGAAAGTGACTTGCGAGCAGCGTGGCGTAGACTTCATAAATACTTATGAGGCTGGCGCTATCGACTTACTACAGTATTAA
- a CDS encoding C40 family peptidase codes for MVNRISLSRKRTHSTATSLFLRIAFLLVFTAALVSCGSQKPQVITTKAEARELSSQDRTTQNTNVVPTRSRRKETTNDEIESEITEEEIAESTESLTTIDSAIQYAMEYQGTRYRYGGSTNKGMDCSGLINVSFDKAGEQVPRTSMSLFQATQPIDIKEIQKGDLMFFATGRDRKKINHVALVTEVTPAEIRFIHATVSQGVTISSLNEPYWLGKYLSSGRLF; via the coding sequence ATGGTAAATAGAATTTCGCTTTCGCGAAAGCGAACTCATTCAACCGCTACGTCTCTATTTTTGAGAATAGCGTTTCTCTTGGTCTTCACAGCAGCCTTGGTTTCCTGTGGTAGCCAGAAGCCACAAGTAATCACCACAAAAGCGGAAGCTCGAGAATTAAGCTCACAAGACCGCACTACCCAAAACACCAATGTCGTTCCCACACGATCAAGAAGAAAGGAGACGACTAATGACGAGATCGAGTCAGAAATAACCGAAGAGGAAATCGCAGAGTCCACAGAATCGCTCACCACCATTGATTCTGCCATCCAGTATGCCATGGAGTATCAAGGGACGCGTTATCGATATGGCGGTTCTACAAATAAAGGGATGGACTGCAGCGGTTTGATCAACGTTTCTTTTGACAAGGCAGGAGAGCAGGTGCCACGCACCAGTATGAGTTTGTTCCAGGCGACACAGCCTATCGACATCAAAGAAATCCAAAAAGGCGACCTAATGTTTTTTGCTACAGGTAGAGATCGCAAGAAGATCAATCACGTTGCTCTCGTGACCGAAGTCACTCCAGCCGAAATACGATTTATCCACGCCACGGTTTCCCAAGGCGTAACCATTTCATCCTTAAATGAACCTTACTGGCTAGGTAAGTACCTGAGCAGCGGCCGATTATTTTAA
- the lpxB gene encoding lipid-A-disaccharide synthase: MKYYLIAGEASGDLHGSLLMKELQKTDPDATFRFWGGDLMEQVGGTLVRHYRDLAFMGFVEVLGNLRTILRNINECKKDIEEFAPDVIIYIDYPGFNFRIMKWARLKDYRNHYYISPQIWAWKESRIKAIKRDVDEMYVILPFEKYFYEQKHQFPVHFVGHPLIDAIHERKQVDHEVFFKEHGMDDRPIIALLPGSRKQEIKNMLSVMLRMVDRFEDYQFVIAGAPGQEAQFYTSFLKKYDVKLIMNRTYDLLSLSHAALVTSGTATLETALFKVPQVVCYKGSMISYQIAKRIIKLDYISLVNLIMDQPVVTELIQKEFKPADLHRELDHILDPTHRNRIFADYYQLEKKLGGVGASETTAGLIYKAIHIEDGK, from the coding sequence ATGAAATACTATCTCATTGCAGGCGAGGCCAGCGGCGACCTTCATGGATCACTCCTTATGAAGGAGTTACAGAAAACCGATCCCGATGCCACTTTTAGATTTTGGGGTGGCGACTTGATGGAACAAGTTGGCGGGACACTCGTCAGACATTATAGGGATCTTGCCTTCATGGGATTTGTAGAGGTGTTGGGAAATCTCAGGACGATTTTGCGTAATATCAACGAGTGCAAAAAGGATATTGAAGAATTTGCGCCAGATGTGATCATTTACATCGATTACCCAGGATTCAACTTTAGAATCATGAAATGGGCGCGATTGAAGGATTACCGCAACCATTATTATATCTCACCACAGATATGGGCGTGGAAGGAAAGTCGCATCAAGGCCATAAAGCGTGATGTAGATGAGATGTATGTCATCCTACCATTTGAAAAGTACTTTTATGAGCAAAAGCATCAATTCCCTGTTCATTTTGTAGGTCATCCACTTATCGATGCGATTCATGAGAGAAAACAGGTAGATCACGAGGTTTTTTTTAAGGAACATGGAATGGACGATCGTCCTATTATTGCTTTGTTACCAGGCAGCCGAAAGCAAGAAATCAAGAATATGTTGAGCGTCATGCTACGCATGGTAGATCGATTTGAAGATTATCAATTTGTGATCGCCGGTGCGCCAGGACAAGAAGCTCAATTTTACACCAGTTTCCTCAAAAAGTACGACGTCAAGCTAATCATGAACAGGACTTACGACTTGTTGAGCCTTTCTCATGCCGCGCTGGTTACTTCTGGAACCGCAACTCTGGAGACAGCGCTTTTCAAGGTTCCGCAGGTGGTTTGCTATAAAGGCAGCATGATTTCCTACCAGATTGCAAAACGCATTATCAAGCTGGATTACATCTCGCTCGTGAACCTCATTATGGATCAACCCGTTGTGACAGAGTTGATTCAAAAGGAATTCAAGCCTGCAGACCTGCATCGAGAGTTGGATCACATCTTGGATCCGACACATCGCAACCGCATTTTTGCCGATTACTACCAGCTAGAGAAAAAACTGGGTGGTGTTGGCGCCAGTGAAACCACAGCAGGTCTTATTTATAAAGCTATTCATATTGAAGATGGTAAATAG